A portion of the Osmerus mordax isolate fOsmMor3 chromosome 22, fOsmMor3.pri, whole genome shotgun sequence genome contains these proteins:
- the LOC136966112 gene encoding OX-2 membrane glycoprotein-like: MKSVILFCLLSKALSVNVVANGDTTSVFGEDSSFSCTLADLTGVLQVTWQRLFSDDSVENLATFSKRFGTQIISPHQGRVLLTKASLNSTSIIVKNVTWNDEACYICSFNVYPSGSIRKQTCLTVQGISEVKTAKSQTPPHPETGAEVVVSCSATGKPAPVITWTTSANTEPSQRTVLNADQTATTTSNLTLRLSPQSEGFVDCLVNNGTKGQKHERILLPIIHEGQTENDKDDGRYHGVIVLTIILCIPFLLLICYVTKRILKGQSVSCCVKGKGIV, translated from the exons ATGAAGtctgttattttattttgcttaCTGTCGAAAG CACTGTCGGTCAACGTCGTGGCGAATGGAGACACGACGTCGGTCTTCGGCGAAGACTCATCGTTCAGCTGCACCCTCGCGGATTTGACAGGTGTTCTACAGGTAACTTGGCAGAGGTTGTTTTCAGACGACTCCGTGGAGAACTTGGCAACATTTAGTAAACGATTTGGAACGCAAATCATCAGCCCACACCAAGGCAGGGTACTTCTCACCAAGGCATCTCTCAACTCAACGTCTATAATCGTAAAGAACGTAACATGGAACGACGAGGCTTGCTACATATGTAGCTTTAATGTGTATCCAAGTGGATCTATACGGAAGCAGACCTGCCTCACTGTACAAG GTATATCTGAAGTGAAAACCGCAAAGTCACAGACTCCCCCTCATCCTGAGACAGGCGCAGAAGTTGTAGTGTCATGCTCAGCCACGGGAAAACCAGCTCCTGTAATCACTTGGACTACGTCAGCCAACACAGAGCCGAGCCAGAGAACAGTTTTGAATGCCGACCAAACAGCCACCACTACAAGCAACCTCACTCTTCGCCTGTCGCCACAGTCAGAGGGCTTTGTGGACTGTCTTGTAAACAATGGGACGAAAGGACAAAAGCATGAGAGGATCCTACTGCCCATCATCCATGAAGGGCAGACAGAGAATGACAAGG ATGACGGCCGGTATCATGGTGTGATTGTATTGACAATCATCCTCTGCATTCCTTTTCTCTTGCTCATTTGTTATGTCACAAAGAGGATACTAAAAGGTCAATCTGTATCATGTTGTGTAAAAGGAAAAGGAATTGTGTAA
- the LOC136966239 gene encoding uncharacterized protein isoform X1 — protein MWKSSFRFVVLLGMQGMYTTIEETLYFVLTEISNSTPICTHPSFEEMMVINCEIRTVNNWTCKISYRFDNNETHTSCDSRVTMHIEKEGTFLHFTRPTASDEGNYKCQCVFQGGTNITNINVSYKETHESMTEEGPYPDVMMMGGLAVTMVAVVFVGVILKKIHLWRLHQKNCVPSKEFQEVKDIEPYSTFIETTNGLYSTVQLDFPCADDD, from the exons ATGTGGAAAAGTTCATTCAGGTTTGTTGTGCTTTTGGGAATGCAGGGAATGTACACGACCATTGAGG aaactcTCTATTTTGTGCTCACAGAAATTTCTAATTCCACTCCTATATGCACCCACCCATCATTTGAGGAAATGATGGTTATCAATTGTGAGATACGTACAGTGAATAATTGGACATGCAAAATTTCGTATCGATTCGACaacaatgaaacacacacaagttgtgACTCCAGAGTCACCATGCACATAGAGAAGGAAGGAACATTTTTACACTTCACACGTCCAACAGCATCTGATGAAGGGAACTACAAATGTCAGTGTGTCTTTCAGGGAGGAACAAATATCACAAACATCAATGTTTCTTACAAAG AAACTCATGAGTCTATGACTGAAGAAGGCCCCTACCCTGATGTGATGATGATGGGAGGCTTGGCAGTGACCATGGTTGCTGTTGTCTTTGTTGGAGTAATTCTGAAGAAAATACATCTCTG GAGACTTCACCAGAAAAACTGTGTCCCTTCCAAAGAGTTTCAA GAGGTGAAGGATATTGAGCCGTACAGCACATTCATAGAGACAACCAATGGGCTGTACTCAACTGTCCAACTGGACtttccctgtgctgatgatgacTGA
- the LOC136966239 gene encoding uncharacterized protein isoform X2, which yields MQGMYTAIEETLYFVLTEISNSTPICTHPSFEEMMVINCEIRTVNNWTCKISYRFDNNETHTSCDSRVTMHIEKEGTFLHFTRPTASDEGNYKCQCVFQGGTNITNINVSYKETHESMTEEGPYPDVMMMGGLAVTMVAVVFVGVILKKIHLWRLHQKNCVPSKEFQEVKDIEPYSTFIETTNGLYSTVQLDFPCADDD from the exons aaactcTCTATTTTGTGCTCACAGAAATTTCTAATTCCACTCCTATATGCACCCACCCATCATTTGAGGAAATGATGGTTATCAATTGTGAGATACGTACAGTGAATAATTGGACATGCAAAATTTCGTATCGATTCGACaacaatgaaacacacacaagttgtgACTCCAGAGTCACCATGCACATAGAGAAGGAAGGAACATTTTTACACTTCACACGTCCAACAGCATCTGATGAAGGGAACTACAAATGTCAGTGTGTCTTTCAGGGAGGAACAAATATCACAAACATCAATGTTTCTTACAAAG AAACTCATGAGTCTATGACTGAAGAAGGCCCCTACCCTGATGTGATGATGATGGGAGGCTTGGCAGTGACCATGGTTGCTGTTGTCTTTGTTGGAGTAATTCTGAAGAAAATACATCTCTG GAGACTTCACCAGAAAAACTGTGTCCCTTCCAAAGAGTTTCAA GAGGTGAAGGATATTGAGCCGTACAGCACATTCATAGAGACAACCAATGGGCTGTACTCAACTGTCCAACTGGACtttccctgtgctgatgatgacTGA